One genomic segment of Cellulophaga sp. HaHaR_3_176 includes these proteins:
- a CDS encoding DUF4377 domain-containing protein has product MKTKVLLLIIAGILFSCSSDDANQTIDMRINHYQSTGIGEGLFLTLLVQENNNIGSGNWNKFYDSIEGFNYQPGFIYDIRVVVELIDNPHVDVSSLKCTLQEIKSTKEVNSETTFDIDLKINGESFITSTPSYKILDQIKIDCNTLCNELDIKLENQDFIIGTFKRLQREEIQLINLK; this is encoded by the coding sequence ATGAAAACTAAAGTATTACTTTTAATAATTGCTGGAATATTATTCTCTTGTTCAAGCGATGATGCAAATCAAACTATTGATATGCGAATTAATCATTACCAAAGTACGGGTATCGGAGAAGGGTTATTTCTGACTTTATTAGTACAAGAAAATAACAATATTGGTTCTGGTAATTGGAATAAATTTTATGATTCAATTGAGGGATTTAATTACCAGCCAGGCTTTATTTATGATATTAGAGTAGTAGTTGAACTAATTGACAACCCACATGTTGATGTTAGTTCATTAAAATGTACGTTACAAGAAATAAAGTCGACAAAAGAAGTGAACAGTGAAACTACATTTGATATTGATTTAAAAATAAACGGTGAAAGCTTCATTACCTCAACACCAAGCTATAAAATTCTAGATCAAATTAAAATTGATTGTAATACTCTGTGTAATGAACTCGATATAAAACTAGAAAATCAAGATTTTATAATCGGAACTTTTAAAAGATTGCAACGTGAAGAAATACAATTAATTAACCTTAAATAA
- a CDS encoding immunity 17 family protein produces MSNDWIFGLVFIASGLFSLIASIKDWNFFFGSIKARLLVSIVGRNGARILFGVLGFVIIIVGILSILGKVDLASDF; encoded by the coding sequence ATGAGTAATGATTGGATTTTCGGGCTTGTTTTTATAGCATCAGGACTTTTTTCATTGATAGCAAGTATCAAAGATTGGAATTTCTTTTTTGGAAGTATAAAAGCTAGATTGTTAGTAAGTATAGTTGGGAGAAATGGGGCTAGAATTCTTTTCGGAGTTTTAGGATTTGTAATTATAATTGTTGGAATATTATCAATTTTAGGGAAAGTAGATTTAGCTTCTGATTTTTAA
- a CDS encoding GNAT family N-acetyltransferase: MEIRETHKNEYTISTDKDKLDILCIHKFLANETDWSNRIPINTLKKSIDNSLNFGLYYKNKQIGYARIISDYSTIAYLGDVFVLKEYRGKGLSKWLINEIMNHPDLQGLRRWILLTNTAEWLYKKFGFTELSYPEFYMEKHNPDVYNRKT; the protein is encoded by the coding sequence TTGGAAATAAGAGAAACCCATAAAAATGAATATACGATTTCAACTGACAAAGATAAATTAGATATTTTATGTATTCATAAATTTCTTGCAAATGAAACTGACTGGAGTAACAGAATTCCAATAAACACGCTGAAAAAATCTATAGATAATTCTTTAAATTTTGGGCTTTATTACAAAAACAAACAAATAGGTTATGCTAGAATAATTTCAGACTATTCAACTATTGCATATTTAGGGGATGTATTTGTTTTGAAAGAATATAGAGGAAAAGGATTAAGTAAATGGTTGATAAATGAAATAATGAACCATCCAGATCTTCAAGGATTAAGACGATGGATTTTATTAACTAACACAGCCGAATGGCTTTATAAGAAATTTGGTTTTACGGAATTATCCTATCCTGAATTTTATATGGAAAAACATAACCCAGATGTATATAATAGAAAAACCTAA
- a CDS encoding Crp/Fnr family transcriptional regulator, which yields MEKLKNCILNQIVIEEKSMDNILSVFEPLEITKGEFFLKSGKICRQMAFIESGYMRMYDIVDGKEITLWIGSNSKFITSLSSFIFETYNSWNIQAITDCKLYIINRENHFKLSKAEPKWLEFDNILLANSFALLEKSMFSQLHTTAKQRFLSLLDEEPELFKNVPLQFIASMLGITPESLSRLRKMN from the coding sequence ATGGAAAAATTAAAAAACTGTATTCTTAATCAAATAGTCATTGAAGAAAAATCAATGGATAATATTCTTTCAGTTTTTGAACCATTAGAAATAACTAAAGGTGAATTCTTTCTCAAATCAGGAAAAATCTGTCGGCAAATGGCATTTATTGAATCTGGTTATATGAGAATGTATGACATTGTAGATGGAAAAGAAATAACCTTATGGATTGGTAGCAATAGTAAATTTATAACTTCACTTTCAAGTTTTATTTTCGAAACATACAACAGTTGGAATATACAGGCAATTACTGACTGTAAACTTTACATCATCAATCGAGAAAATCATTTTAAACTTAGCAAAGCAGAACCTAAATGGTTAGAATTTGATAACATATTACTAGCAAATTCTTTTGCTTTATTAGAAAAAAGTATGTTCTCTCAACTACATACTACAGCTAAACAAAGGTTTCTTAGTTTATTAGACGAAGAACCTGAACTTTTTAAAAATGTTCCGCTACAATTTATAGCTTCTATGTTAGGAATTACACCAGAATCATTAAGTAGGTTACGAAAAATGAATTAA
- a CDS encoding DUF1963 domain-containing protein: MTIKEVKEKISKDITLFTVGGFRPENTIQESWIGKVSAYKADETIPTDKNGELMLPLAQIYIPNLPFIHPKLSNTKLLTVFISNEYPECFEKMGENWIIREYENLEDITIKDLSNPKSFIKQFPLKAEKKQDCPIWDGGGLSSEMEDEILKLENSGEIESYYDIADFHQYEHKIGGFPSFCQSGIDFGDGFEFVFQITSDEKINLNIIDNGSLMFAKNDQTNEWSLYYDFY, encoded by the coding sequence TTGACAATTAAAGAAGTAAAAGAAAAAATCTCTAAAGACATTACCCTTTTTACCGTTGGTGGGTTTAGACCTGAAAATACAATTCAAGAAAGTTGGATCGGAAAGGTTTCTGCATATAAAGCTGATGAAACTATTCCGACAGATAAAAATGGAGAATTAATGCTTCCATTAGCTCAAATTTATATTCCGAATTTACCTTTTATTCATCCTAAGTTATCGAACACAAAATTATTGACAGTTTTTATCTCAAATGAATATCCAGAATGTTTTGAGAAAATGGGAGAAAATTGGATAATAAGAGAGTATGAAAATTTGGAAGATATTACGATTAAAGATTTATCAAATCCAAAATCCTTTATAAAACAATTTCCTTTAAAAGCAGAAAAAAAACAAGATTGCCCAATTTGGGATGGTGGTGGTTTATCATCTGAAATGGAAGACGAGATACTTAAACTTGAAAATAGTGGGGAAATTGAAAGCTACTATGATATTGCGGATTTTCATCAATATGAACATAAAATTGGTGGATTTCCTTCATTTTGTCAATCTGGAATTGATTTTGGAGACGGATTTGAATTTGTATTTCAAATTACGTCTGACGAAAAAATAAATCTAAATATAATTGACAATGGAAGTTTGATGTTTGCTAAAAATGACCAAACAAATGAATGGAGTTTATATTATGATTTTTACTAA
- a CDS encoding IS3 family transposase: MKVAPINRNERLYSICTICNAFDLKRDAYYKFQKRFVIKKQIEQDVIQLVRESRRTLPREGTRKLMRSLKNEFQKYDLKVGRDQLFRILRENRLLVRRKKYSSRTTNSYHRFYKYGNIIKDLKINRPNQVWASDITYIRTIKGFCYLALITDMYSRKIVGYDLSDSLELKGCVRALNKAIYNAKNIDQLIHHSDRGIQYCSNVYTQILKRKKIKISMTEENHCYENALAERVNGILKDEFYLDQTFTSVIHAKKAAKNAIKLYNSKRLHLSLDYKTPNYVHQYAA, translated from the coding sequence ATGAAAGTAGCACCGATAAACCGTAATGAAAGGCTCTATTCAATTTGTACTATCTGTAATGCCTTTGATCTGAAAAGAGATGCCTATTACAAATTCCAAAAACGTTTTGTTATCAAAAAACAGATAGAACAAGATGTAATCCAACTTGTTCGGGAAAGTAGAAGAACACTACCTCGAGAAGGTACCAGAAAACTCATGAGATCATTAAAAAATGAGTTTCAAAAGTACGACCTTAAAGTCGGTAGAGACCAGCTGTTCCGTATCCTAAGAGAAAATCGATTACTCGTTAGAAGAAAAAAATATTCTTCTAGAACCACAAATTCATATCACCGGTTTTACAAGTATGGCAATATTATAAAAGACTTGAAAATCAATAGACCTAATCAAGTCTGGGCTTCCGATATAACCTACATCAGAACCATTAAAGGATTCTGTTACCTAGCATTGATCACGGACATGTACTCACGTAAAATCGTTGGATATGACCTAAGTGATAGCCTAGAACTAAAAGGGTGTGTCAGAGCTTTAAATAAGGCTATTTACAATGCTAAAAACATTGACCAACTTATTCATCACTCGGACAGAGGTATTCAATATTGCAGTAACGTCTATACCCAAATACTAAAAAGAAAGAAAATTAAAATCAGTATGACTGAAGAAAACCATTGCTATGAAAACGCCCTAGCAGAAAGGGTAAACGGTATTCTAAAAGATGAATTCTATCTTGACCAAACCTTTACCAGCGTGATACATGCTAAAAAAGCAGCAAAAAATGCAATCAAATTATACAACTCTAAAAGATTGCATTTATCTTTAGATTATAAAACACCTAATTACGTGCATCAATATGCCGCTTAA
- a CDS encoding transposase, producing the protein MYTKHFKYMYKNDGYVKRYSESFKLKVLAELTKGNHSKRQIALTYGIQSSTINVWIKKYDRKDLMNTRVTVQTDDELSRIKALQKELNQLKDLLIKKDLDKLVTDSYLEVAAENLGYRDVEELKKNLNIKP; encoded by the coding sequence ATGTATACAAAACACTTCAAGTATATGTATAAAAATGATGGATATGTAAAACGCTATAGTGAAAGCTTTAAGCTCAAAGTCTTGGCAGAACTTACCAAAGGAAACCATTCCAAAAGACAAATTGCATTAACTTACGGTATTCAATCCAGTACTATAAACGTATGGATCAAAAAGTATGATCGTAAAGATTTAATGAATACCCGTGTAACCGTGCAAACAGACGATGAACTTTCCCGTATCAAAGCCCTTCAAAAAGAGCTCAATCAACTTAAGGACCTTCTCATTAAAAAGGACCTGGACAAACTGGTGACCGATAGCTATCTCGAGGTAGCGGCCGAGAACCTAGGCTATAGAGATGTTGAAGAATTAAAAAAAAACTTAAACATAAAGCCCTAA
- a CDS encoding immunity 70 family protein codes for MGLHLSTSHYIYEIGTSDFLISFFDTIEYRLTKGFFGKKYPIVLNEFYNGNLKYENLEKAERELKDIQKRLKKFKPSKVVWDKNDLNKKPPWGDNISSDITDLSNYHVTSDGKVLFDVIFRAIEKGKSEKSGIKIE; via the coding sequence ATGGGTCTTCATTTAAGTACAAGTCATTACATCTATGAAATTGGGACAAGCGATTTTTTGATTTCATTTTTTGATACAATTGAATATCGTCTTACAAAAGGTTTTTTTGGAAAAAAATATCCAATAGTATTAAATGAATTTTATAATGGAAATCTGAAATACGAAAATCTAGAAAAAGCGGAACGAGAACTCAAGGATATCCAAAAACGATTAAAAAAATTTAAACCATCAAAAGTTGTTTGGGACAAAAATGATTTGAATAAAAAACCCCCATGGGGAGATAATATTAGTTCGGATATAACCGACCTATCAAATTATCATGTTACTTCAGATGGAAAAGTTTTATTCGACGTAATATTTCGGGCAATTGAGAAAGGTAAATCCGAAAAAAGCGGTATAAAGATTGAATAA
- a CDS encoding DUF4304 domain-containing protein, whose protein sequence is MIKDKFKEIVKSGIHPALKEAGFKKSGNHFIKKLNETQQVATLQLSQGNSHEQLRFYFRCGILINGLKPENRDLKSEMYADYRFSINRITDEFESDEFNITNITEIEPIAENLKKVIESDLIPFFYNHETEKSCIEFMTSQDSLQGSFDLIKYLCINNQISNLEDYMIRLTKFLKSIKGKYNDPNTARKRVDKMISLIAEYEKLTPELKEKIEKSW, encoded by the coding sequence ATGATAAAAGATAAGTTTAAAGAAATTGTGAAAAGTGGAATTCACCCAGCACTGAAGGAAGCTGGATTTAAAAAATCTGGAAATCACTTTATCAAAAAACTTAACGAAACACAACAGGTAGCTACACTTCAATTAAGTCAAGGAAATTCTCACGAGCAACTCCGCTTCTATTTCAGATGTGGAATCTTAATCAATGGTTTGAAACCAGAAAATCGAGATTTAAAATCAGAAATGTATGCTGATTATAGATTTAGTATTAATAGAATAACTGACGAATTCGAAAGTGATGAATTTAATATTACAAATATTACGGAAATAGAACCAATTGCTGAAAATTTAAAAAAAGTAATTGAATCTGACTTAATTCCTTTTTTTTATAATCACGAAACTGAAAAAAGTTGTATCGAATTTATGACTTCACAAGATAGCTTACAAGGTAGTTTTGACTTAATTAAATACTTATGTATAAATAATCAAATATCAAATTTGGAAGATTATATGATTCGCTTAACTAAGTTTCTTAAATCAATAAAAGGAAAATATAACGATCCGAATACTGCTCGGAAAAGAGTTGATAAAATGATTTCTTTAATCGCTGAATATGAAAAACTAACTCCTGAGTTAAAAGAAAAAATAGAAAAAAGTTGGTAA
- a CDS encoding toxin-antitoxin system YwqK family antitoxin yields MKQIFFLILIVIFSSCSTSKEYYENGMIEKTGKISNGQKNGKWKYYFKNGNFQGGGKYNNGKRTGLWKWFHNNGELEQIGEFLNNEQNGEWKFYHDNGNQAGVGTLIHGKRIGKWTWYHTNGELYTEREWNDGKLTRIISCYDGQGKELDKGTFNNGNGTMKLYDIDGNLLETIRYENGEYIK; encoded by the coding sequence ATGAAACAAATTTTTTTCCTAATTCTGATAGTGATTTTTAGTTCTTGTAGTACAAGTAAAGAATATTACGAAAATGGAATGATTGAAAAGACTGGGAAAATTTCTAATGGACAAAAAAACGGTAAATGGAAATACTACTTCAAAAATGGAAATTTTCAAGGTGGAGGAAAATATAATAACGGAAAAAGGACTGGACTATGGAAATGGTTTCATAATAATGGAGAATTAGAACAAATCGGAGAGTTTCTGAACAATGAACAAAATGGAGAATGGAAATTTTATCACGATAACGGAAACCAAGCTGGAGTTGGAACTCTGATTCACGGAAAAAGAATTGGAAAATGGACTTGGTATCATACAAATGGAGAATTATATACTGAAAGAGAATGGAACGATGGAAAATTAACAAGAATTATTTCTTGTTATGATGGTCAAGGTAAAGAATTGGATAAAGGAACTTTTAATAATGGAAATGGAACAATGAAATTATACGATATTGATGGAAATCTATTGGAAACAATTCGTTATGAAAATGGAGAGTATATAAAATAA
- the acs gene encoding acetate--CoA ligase, which produces MSNYHIKHLEEYFQVYRKSVRNPEAFWEEIAEEHFVWRKKWDTVLSWDFSKPEVKWFEGAKLNITENCIDRHLPTRGDKTAILFEPNDPNEEAEHITYYQLHERVCRMANVLKDHGVKKGDRVCIYLPMIPELAVSVLACARIGAIHSVVFAGFSSNALSARINDSDCKMVITSDGSYRGAKTIDLKGIVDKALEECPGVTNVLVAKRINTDIPMKADRDKWLQPLLDDAYGDCVAEIMDAEDPLFILYTSGSTGKPKGMVHTTGGYMVYTAYTFKNVFQYRENDVYWCTADIGWITGHSYIVYGPLANGATTVMFEGVPSYPDFGRFWEVIEKHKVNQFYTAPTAIRALAKENLEYIEKHDLSSLKVLGSVGEPINEEAWHWYNNNVGKKKSPIVDTWWQTETGGIMITPIPYVTPTTPTYATLPFIGIQPALMDEEGNEIKGNQVDGRLCIKFPWPSMARTIWGNHERYRDTYFTAYKNNYFTGDGALRDAVGYYRITGRVDDVIIVSGHNLGTAPIEDSINEHPAVAESAIVGFPHDVKGNALYGYVILKETGETRDRDNLRKEINQQITEHIGPIAKLDKIQFVSGLPKTRSGKIMRRILRKIASNDISNLGDTSTLLNPEVVQEIIENVV; this is translated from the coding sequence ATGAGTAATTACCATATCAAACATTTAGAAGAATATTTTCAAGTTTATAGAAAATCAGTAAGAAACCCAGAAGCTTTTTGGGAAGAAATAGCCGAAGAGCATTTTGTTTGGCGTAAAAAATGGGATACCGTTTTAAGTTGGGATTTTAGTAAACCAGAAGTAAAATGGTTTGAAGGCGCTAAATTGAATATTACAGAAAACTGTATTGACAGGCACCTACCTACACGAGGCGATAAAACAGCAATTTTATTTGAACCTAACGACCCTAATGAAGAGGCTGAGCATATTACATATTATCAACTACATGAGAGAGTTTGCCGTATGGCAAATGTTTTAAAAGATCATGGTGTAAAAAAAGGTGATCGCGTGTGTATTTATTTACCTATGATACCTGAATTGGCTGTATCTGTTTTAGCTTGTGCTAGAATAGGTGCTATACATTCCGTAGTTTTTGCTGGTTTTTCATCAAATGCATTATCTGCAAGAATCAACGATTCTGATTGTAAAATGGTAATCACTTCTGATGGTTCGTACAGGGGCGCTAAAACAATTGATTTAAAAGGTATTGTAGATAAAGCTTTAGAAGAATGTCCTGGTGTAACTAATGTTTTGGTCGCTAAACGTATTAATACAGACATACCCATGAAAGCTGACCGTGATAAATGGTTGCAACCACTTTTAGACGATGCTTATGGAGATTGTGTGGCAGAAATAATGGATGCAGAAGATCCTCTTTTTATTTTATACACCTCAGGGTCAACAGGTAAACCCAAAGGTATGGTACATACTACAGGTGGTTATATGGTATATACAGCATATACTTTTAAAAATGTCTTTCAATATCGAGAAAACGATGTGTATTGGTGTACTGCAGATATTGGGTGGATTACTGGTCACTCTTATATCGTTTATGGCCCATTAGCAAACGGAGCTACAACAGTAATGTTTGAAGGGGTACCATCGTACCCTGATTTTGGTCGTTTTTGGGAAGTGATTGAAAAACATAAGGTAAATCAATTTTATACCGCACCAACGGCTATAAGAGCTTTAGCCAAAGAAAATTTAGAATATATAGAAAAGCATGACTTATCAAGCTTAAAAGTACTAGGCTCGGTAGGTGAACCAATAAATGAAGAAGCTTGGCATTGGTATAATAACAATGTAGGTAAAAAGAAAAGTCCGATTGTAGATACATGGTGGCAAACAGAAACTGGTGGAATTATGATAACGCCAATACCATATGTAACCCCCACTACCCCAACCTATGCTACATTACCATTTATAGGCATACAACCAGCCTTAATGGATGAAGAGGGTAATGAAATAAAAGGAAACCAAGTAGATGGGCGTTTGTGTATAAAATTTCCTTGGCCATCAATGGCACGTACTATATGGGGAAATCACGAACGCTACAGAGATACCTATTTTACGGCATACAAAAATAATTATTTTACAGGTGATGGTGCTTTGCGCGACGCTGTAGGATATTACCGTATTACAGGGCGTGTAGATGATGTTATAATTGTATCTGGTCATAATTTAGGAACTGCACCAATAGAAGATTCTATTAACGAGCACCCAGCAGTAGCAGAATCTGCAATTGTAGGCTTCCCACATGATGTAAAAGGAAATGCATTGTATGGTTATGTTATTTTAAAAGAAACTGGCGAAACTAGAGATCGAGATAATTTAAGAAAAGAAATAAATCAGCAGATTACAGAGCATATTGGGCCAATTGCTAAACTAGATAAGATTCAGTTTGTTTCTGGCTTACCAAAAACACGAAGTGGAAAAATTATGCGTCGTATTTTACGTAAAATTGCGAGTAATGATATTTCTAACCTTGGTGATACCAGCACTTTATTAAACCCAGAAGTTGTACAAGAAATTATAGAAAATGTTGTTTAA
- a CDS encoding sodium:solute symporter family protein, with the protein MSVQTWTYVLVGITFAIYIGIAIWSRAGSTKEFYVAGGGVSPLANGMATAADWMSAASFISMAGIISFAGYDGSVYLMGWTGGYVLLALLLAPYLRKFGKFTVPDFIGDRYYSKTARIVAVICALIVSFTYVAGQMRGVGVVFSRFLQVDINTGVIIGMVIVLFYAVLGGMKGITYTQVAQYCVLIFAFMVPAIFISIQMTGNPIPQLGMGSTVNDGSGMFLLDKLDGLSTELGFNKYTDGSKSTIDIFAITLALMVGTAGLPHVIVRFFTVKKVKDARKSAGIALLLIAILYTTAPAVSVFAKTNLINTVSNKAYSSMPQWFKNWEDTGLLAFDDKNNDGKIQYVADKAKNELTIDNDIMVLANPEIADLPAWVIALVAAGGLAAALSTAAGLLLVISASVSHDLIKKIIKPDISDKGELWAARISATVAVVIAGYFGINPPGFVAAVVALAFGLAAASFFPAIVLGIFYKKMNKEGAISGMIVGTLFMLFYMTKFKFGWFGGGTPAEYWFNFGNGGISPEGFGSIAMIANFIVAIVVMKFTPKPPQEVQDIVEDIRIPSGAGEATGH; encoded by the coding sequence ATGAGTGTTCAAACTTGGACCTATGTATTAGTGGGCATCACTTTTGCTATTTATATCGGAATCGCAATTTGGTCTAGAGCTGGTTCTACAAAAGAATTTTATGTAGCTGGTGGCGGTGTTTCTCCATTAGCAAACGGAATGGCTACTGCTGCCGATTGGATGTCTGCTGCTTCATTTATATCTATGGCAGGTATAATCTCTTTTGCTGGCTATGATGGTTCTGTTTACCTTATGGGATGGACTGGTGGTTATGTATTATTAGCATTACTACTAGCTCCTTATCTACGTAAATTCGGAAAATTCACTGTTCCTGATTTTATTGGGGATCGGTATTACTCAAAAACTGCTCGTATCGTTGCTGTAATTTGTGCATTAATTGTTTCTTTTACATACGTAGCAGGGCAAATGCGTGGCGTGGGTGTTGTATTTTCAAGGTTTTTACAAGTAGATATTAATACAGGAGTCATCATCGGAATGGTGATTGTTTTATTTTACGCTGTTTTAGGCGGAATGAAAGGTATCACTTATACTCAAGTAGCACAATATTGCGTACTAATTTTCGCCTTTATGGTACCTGCGATTTTCATATCGATACAAATGACAGGAAACCCTATTCCGCAATTAGGCATGGGATCTACAGTAAATGACGGTTCAGGAATGTTTCTTTTAGATAAACTAGACGGTCTATCTACCGAACTTGGCTTCAATAAATATACCGACGGTTCAAAATCTACCATCGATATATTTGCAATTACACTAGCATTAATGGTCGGTACAGCAGGCTTACCGCATGTAATTGTTCGTTTTTTCACTGTTAAAAAAGTAAAAGATGCTCGTAAATCGGCAGGAATAGCATTATTATTAATCGCTATTTTATATACTACAGCCCCTGCTGTATCTGTATTTGCAAAAACAAACTTGATTAATACTGTAAGCAACAAGGCCTATTCAAGCATGCCACAATGGTTTAAAAATTGGGAAGACACTGGTTTATTGGCTTTTGATGATAAAAATAATGATGGAAAAATTCAATACGTAGCCGATAAAGCTAAGAATGAATTGACTATTGATAATGACATTATGGTATTGGCAAACCCAGAAATTGCAGATTTACCTGCTTGGGTAATAGCATTAGTTGCTGCTGGTGGATTAGCGGCTGCGCTTTCTACAGCTGCTGGGTTACTTTTAGTTATCTCTGCCTCTGTATCTCATGATTTGATTAAAAAAATTATAAAACCAGACATTTCGGACAAAGGCGAATTATGGGCTGCTCGTATATCGGCAACTGTGGCTGTTGTTATTGCTGGCTATTTTGGTATAAACCCACCAGGGTTTGTTGCCGCAGTAGTTGCTTTAGCATTTGGTTTAGCAGCAGCTTCATTTTTCCCAGCCATTGTACTGGGTATTTTTTATAAAAAAATGAATAAAGAAGGTGCTATTTCAGGTATGATTGTAGGCACTTTATTTATGCTTTTCTATATGACAAAATTCAAATTCGGGTGGTTTGGCGGAGGTACGCCTGCAGAATACTGGTTTAATTTCGGAAACGGAGGAATCTCACCAGAAGGATTTGGTAGTATTGCTATGATTGCTAACTTTATAGTAGCTATAGTTGTAATGAAATTTACACCAAAACCACCGCAAGAGGTTCAAGACATTGTAGAAGATATAAGAATACCTAGTGGCGCGGGAGAAGCAACGGGACATTAA
- a CDS encoding DUF4212 domain-containing protein, whose translation MSEKQKKATAYWKENVRYLFILLAIWFAVSFGAGILFKDALDQIQIGGFKLGFWFAQQGSIYVFVILIYIYIRLMNKLDKKYGYNE comes from the coding sequence ATGTCCGAAAAACAAAAAAAAGCAACTGCTTATTGGAAGGAAAATGTCCGATATTTATTTATTCTTCTAGCCATCTGGTTCGCTGTTTCATTCGGAGCTGGAATTTTATTTAAAGATGCACTCGACCAAATACAAATTGGTGGTTTTAAACTTGGTTTTTGGTTTGCCCAACAAGGTTCTATTTACGTTTTTGTTATTCTTATTTACATCTATATTAGATTAATGAATAAGCTTGATAAAAAATATGGATACAACGAATAA
- a CDS encoding anhydro-N-acetylmuramic acid kinase, with protein sequence MKVFKIIGLMSGTSLDGLDLAYCHIWEANNKWEFEIKKTKSVSYSPKMEIKLKDAIFLSAADLLQFHNSYGTWLGKQVKFFIDEEKLEVDYIASHGHTTHHQPKKGFTYQIGSGQHITNETGVEVICDFRTNDVALGGQGAPLVPIGDRLFFSDYDFCLNLGGISNISFEYQNKRIAYDIGLANMGLNYSTRKAGFAYDNGGKMARKGTINTTMLKALNSLEYYNLPFPKSIGYEWFLKEVVPIIDATDDSIENLLHTSVLHVCEKIAEDILQNTTKPESSLLITGGGALNDFLIETLQLKLGNYVKVIVPNKTIIEFKEALIFALMGVLRINKQTNVLSSVTGAQKDSISGVIYIPN encoded by the coding sequence ATGAAAGTATTTAAAATTATAGGCTTAATGTCTGGCACATCTTTAGATGGTTTAGACCTTGCTTATTGCCACATTTGGGAAGCTAATAATAAATGGGAATTTGAAATTAAGAAAACTAAAAGTGTTAGTTATTCTCCTAAAATGGAAATTAAACTTAAAGATGCTATTTTTCTTTCTGCTGCCGATTTATTACAATTCCACAATAGTTATGGTACTTGGTTAGGTAAACAAGTTAAATTTTTTATTGATGAGGAAAAATTAGAGGTCGATTATATTGCTAGTCATGGGCACACTACACATCATCAACCTAAAAAAGGCTTTACCTATCAAATAGGTTCTGGGCAGCATATTACAAATGAAACTGGTGTAGAGGTTATCTGCGATTTTAGAACTAACGATGTTGCTTTAGGCGGCCAAGGCGCCCCTTTAGTACCTATTGGAGATCGATTATTTTTTAGTGATTACGATTTTTGTTTAAACCTCGGGGGTATCAGCAATATATCATTCGAATATCAAAACAAAAGAATTGCTTATGATATTGGTTTAGCAAATATGGGCCTTAATTATAGTACCCGAAAAGCAGGCTTTGCTTATGATAATGGTGGTAAAATGGCTAGAAAAGGGACTATTAACACGACTATGTTAAAGGCTCTAAATTCGTTAGAGTATTATAATCTTCCTTTTCCTAAATCGATTGGTTACGAATGGTTTTTAAAAGAAGTTGTTCCTATAATTGATGCTACTGACGACTCTATTGAAAATCTACTACATACATCAGTACTGCACGTTTGTGAAAAAATTGCGGAAGATATTTTGCAGAACACAACAAAACCAGAAAGCTCATTATTAATAACAGGTGGTGGTGCTTTAAATGATTTTTTAATTGAAACACTACAACTTAAGCTTGGCAACTATGTTAAAGTTATTGTTCCTAATAAAACTATAATCGAATTTAAAGAAGCTTTAATATTTGCTCTAATGGGTGTTTTACGAATTAATAAACAAACAAACGTATTATCTTCTGTTACAGGAGCACAAAAAGATTCAATTAGTGGTGTAATTTATATTCCTAATTGA